DNA from Bacteroides zoogleoformans:
GCATGGAGTGGAAGAGTAGGGACATGGGGCTTTCGGTCGATATCGACTTTCTGAATGCGCAGAACGACCCGCGCGACCGTTACGACTTGTACAAGCGAATCACCACCTCCGCGCGTTTCCATAAGAAATGGACATTGCGCGACGGACATGCCTTGAAGTGGCAAACCGGCGTAAGCTATTCCGGAAACATAGACCACGTGAAGAACGACCCCGATATAGAGAGGCTGACGGAAGAGAGCTACCGTTCCGGCTTCCACAGCGGAAAGTGGCACAGCCTGCTGGAATGGATGGCGCCCAGAGGGAAAGCCTTCCGGAAATTGGAGCTGGACCTCTCTGCCGGCATGTCGTGGGACGAGATAAAACGCGCACGGTTCATGCATCTGGACCGCGATTGGGCGGTGCCCACCCATACGAAGGCGGGTGAACACGACGCGGAGATACTGCCCTACAAATACACTGCCCATACCACGGTAGACGGCAAGCCGATGAACTTATACGCCAAGCTGGCCGCCGAGTTCGGGATGCAGACCGGTTTGGCGGGCCACAAGCTGCTGGTCGGAAGCACCTTCAGGTACGACAAGAACTTCGGAGGCGGACAGATCTACGACCCCGCACGTCCGCTCGACCCCGGAAGCGCTTTCCTGCGCCCGCGCAAATACAGCGACATTCCTGCCTCCGAGCTGTGGCATGTGTATGTAGAAGACAATGTCAACATCCCCATAGGAAGGCATTCCTTGGAAGTGCAAGCCGGGATAAACGGCAACATGATGCTGAACCTCGACAAGCGGTACGCCTTGAGCGGAAAGATGTACCTCGACCCGCGCATCAACGTGCAGTGGAGATTTCCGGGCATCGGCTTCAGGGGAAAGACGTTGGTAATAAGACTGGGCGGAGGCATGGGCCGGCTGTTGTTGATGCCTACCCTTTCGCAACTCCATCCGAACAACATCTACATGGACTTCACGCAGCTGAACTATTGGCACGCCAATCCCGCATACAAGCGCATCAACTTGCGCACTTACATCGTGAACCCCACCAACTACGACCTGAGGCCTGCCCGTAACTTCAAGCAGGAAGTGCGTCTGAGTCTGGATTACGGCAGAAACACGCTTTCCGTCACTTATTTCCACGAACGGATGAATTCCGGCTTCCGCCATATTCCGACCTATTCTCCGTACGAATACAAGGTGTACGACTCCAGCAAGATAGACGGCTCCGCACTGACTGCCCCACCGGCTTTGGAAGACATGCCTTATGAGATGAGAACCATCTTGAGAGGCTACTCCTACACCGGAAACGGCAGCCGCACACAGAAAGAGGGAGTGGAGTTCCAGTTATCTACCGAACGCTTCAAGGCACTCAATACCCGCTTCACCGTGAACGGGGCTTGGCTGTACACCATCTACGAGAACAGCCAGCCCATAGCCAAAAGCGTTTCCGCGGTAGTAAACGGCGTAGCTCTGAGCGACAAGTACGTGGGCATCTACGAAACGGACGACAGTTCTCACTACGGGCAGTTCAACACCAACTTCACGGTAGATACCTATCTGAAGGAATTAGGCCTGACCCTTTCCGCCACTTCGGAGTGCATGTGGTTTCAAAGCAGGCAGAACCCCAGAGCAAGCGGCACTCCCATCGCCTACATGGATGCCGCCACAGGAAAGGTTTCGCCCTACACCGAGGAAGACAAAAAGGATACTTACAAGCAGCACTTGGTCATTGCTCGTTCCTCGGCCTTGGCAGAGAAGACAACCACACCTTTCTATATGTACGTCAACTTCAAAGCCACCAAAGAGTTCGGCAAGAATATGTCCATCGCACTTTTCGCCAACCGTATTCTGGACTATGTGCCCGACTACACGCGAAACGGATACCTCATACGAAGAACAGCAGCCAGTCCTTATTTCGGGATGGAGCTGAAACTTAAACTATAATAATCCTAATCAAACAGAAAATCAAAAGAAGATGAAAATGAAAAGAGTATTTTATGCAATCTGCATGACAGTGATTGCAGGTTTGGCGTTCACCGCTTGTAGCAGTGACGATGACAACAGTGTAAAGATGGCCAATGTGACCATGCAGTTCAATGCGCCTGCCGAGTTACGGAATCAGAATCCCGTTATCGGCATTCAGGAACTGGTATTGAAGAACATCAATACGGGAGAGAAGACCACCGTCGTGAAACCCGCCACTCGTGCCAATGTTCTTTCTCCTTCTACCGTAAGCATCGCCGTGAGTGTGCCCGAAGGGCTTTACACCATCAGCATGGAAGGTTCTCTGACCTACCGCCTGAATGGAGAGACCATCCATTCCAAGATACGGGCCTATAAGGAATCGGTAACTCTGACCGAAACCTCCGCCTCCGCCCCGCTCAACCTTACGGGCTATCTGTATAACGACAGCAAAGAAAGCGGAAGCTTCGTCATTGCCGAAATCTTCTTCACCGGAACAGAAACCCCGGAGAATAAGCAGTACAACGGCGACAAATACATACGTATCTACAACAACTCGGGCGATACGCTCTGCGCAGACGGACTCACCATCGCCGAGTCTGCATTCCTCACGGTAAGCAAGTACACCTATTCTCCGGACATTATGAACGAAGCCTTCACCACCGACGCCATCTACCGCGTCCCGCTGGGAGGTAAAATCATGGTTGCCCCTGGAAAGTCTCTGTTGCTGTGCGACATCGGCAAGAACCATACTACCGTCAACTCCAATTCTTTTGACCTGACGAAAGCCGACTTCGAGTGGTATGACGAAAGTTCCAACCCGAAATTCACAGATACCGATACCCCCGTACCCAACATGGAAAAGATTTATTGCTACACGCGCACCATCTGGGGCCCTCACAACCGCGGCTTCAAAGCCTTCGTGCTGGCACGTCTGGGCGACGACGAGAACAACCAGCTCTCTGCCGAAAAGTATCTGAAAGACTATGTTTACGAATACAAGTACAACATGATTATCAACGGAAACGTGTACGAAATGGGTCCTAACAATGCCTATAAGATTCCGAACAAATGGGTGCTTGACGCCGTCAACCTCTGTGTGGAAAGCGAATACGAATGGAACGTGACATCGCCTGCCTTGGACAGAGGCTGGACGTACTGCGGAAAAGTTAACAGCGACAAGACCCGCTACGGCAAGAGCGTGCGTCGCAAGGTGCTTTCAGGCATCACCCTGCAGGACACCAACGACTCGTCTGCGGACTTCCTGCCCGAGCAGAAAGCCGATCCTTACTTCAAGTTCCACGAATAAACCATCCTCCGAAAGCAAAATGAAGAAAGGGCTCATCTCTTCACTTCTATTCCTGTCGGTAGCCGTATCCTCCTCTTGGGCTCAAGGGGAGGACACGGTTTTCATACTGAAAAGGGCATTTATGCACTCCGCCGCCAAGCGGGAGTTCCTCACACGCCCCTTCCTCAATCCTGCCTTGAACTATTATCGGCAATCTTATTCGCTCTCCACCCTCGGGGCCGGGGGCCGGTGGGACGGACAAAGCCGGGCGATCGTGGCAGAACTGGGAGACGGATGGAAAGGATTCCTTGTGGCGGGCGACTCGTACGTATGCACATCCGAGAAATCGCGTATATGGGGAGATGCCTACTACCGGAACGGTACGCGCCGGAATGTGCAGTGGAACGAAAGTTCGGACTATGAACTGCTCTACCCGTACGTTGCCGCCGACACCATAGGCGGAGATATGAAGTCGGAAACCTAC
Protein-coding regions in this window:
- a CDS encoding DUF4876 domain-containing protein, which gives rise to MKRVFYAICMTVIAGLAFTACSSDDDNSVKMANVTMQFNAPAELRNQNPVIGIQELVLKNINTGEKTTVVKPATRANVLSPSTVSIAVSVPEGLYTISMEGSLTYRLNGETIHSKIRAYKESVTLTETSASAPLNLTGYLYNDSKESGSFVIAEIFFTGTETPENKQYNGDKYIRIYNNSGDTLCADGLTIAESAFLTVSKYTYSPDIMNEAFTTDAIYRVPLGGKIMVAPGKSLLLCDIGKNHTTVNSNSFDLTKADFEWYDESSNPKFTDTDTPVPNMEKIYCYTRTIWGPHNRGFKAFVLARLGDDENNQLSAEKYLKDYVYEYKYNMIINGNVYEMGPNNAYKIPNKWVLDAVNLCVESEYEWNVTSPALDRGWTYCGKVNSDKTRYGKSVRRKVLSGITLQDTNDSSADFLPEQKADPYFKFHE
- a CDS encoding TonB-dependent receptor; this translates as MPKKSFLISHLLFICILCSAQSSHSFSGRVFDAQSKDVLPFATIRLKSDAGKFYGTTSDADGKFGIRGLGTGNYLLIVSYIGYETQEKNIRIDGDIYRDFRLLPSSTTLNEVVVTASESKGITSASKIDRTAMEHLQPSSFTDLLALLPGGSTSTPNMSGANIIHLREVGTGDSDYSTGSLGTQFVIDGIPVSTASNMQRVASDITASFDGYNAVNAGVDMRNIPTDNIESVEIVRGIPSVQYNNLTNGVVIIKRKLKATPLETRFKADQSSKLFSANKGMEWKSRDMGLSVDIDFLNAQNDPRDRYDLYKRITTSARFHKKWTLRDGHALKWQTGVSYSGNIDHVKNDPDIERLTEESYRSGFHSGKWHSLLEWMAPRGKAFRKLELDLSAGMSWDEIKRARFMHLDRDWAVPTHTKAGEHDAEILPYKYTAHTTVDGKPMNLYAKLAAEFGMQTGLAGHKLLVGSTFRYDKNFGGGQIYDPARPLDPGSAFLRPRKYSDIPASELWHVYVEDNVNIPIGRHSLEVQAGINGNMMLNLDKRYALSGKMYLDPRINVQWRFPGIGFRGKTLVIRLGGGMGRLLLMPTLSQLHPNNIYMDFTQLNYWHANPAYKRINLRTYIVNPTNYDLRPARNFKQEVRLSLDYGRNTLSVTYFHERMNSGFRHIPTYSPYEYKVYDSSKIDGSALTAPPALEDMPYEMRTILRGYSYTGNGSRTQKEGVEFQLSTERFKALNTRFTVNGAWLYTIYENSQPIAKSVSAVVNGVALSDKYVGIYETDDSSHYGQFNTNFTVDTYLKELGLTLSATSECMWFQSRQNPRASGTPIAYMDAATGKVSPYTEEDKKDTYKQHLVIARSSALAEKTTTPFYMYVNFKATKEFGKNMSIALFANRILDYVPDYTRNGYLIRRTAASPYFGMELKLKL